In Synechococcus sp. A18-25c, a single window of DNA contains:
- a CDS encoding DUF760 domain-containing protein, which produces MFNPEFLTTDNQDGQPVNGLVQYLQDQSPDVLQRVAKSASNDIQDIIRHNVQGLLGMLPGEQFEVKVTANRDNLANMLASAMMTGYFLRQMEQRKELEETLFGDDDMVIDDDIKL; this is translated from the coding sequence ATGTTTAACCCTGAATTTTTGACCACCGACAACCAAGACGGCCAGCCAGTGAATGGCTTGGTTCAGTACCTCCAGGATCAGTCTCCTGATGTGCTGCAGCGGGTTGCCAAATCTGCCAGCAACGACATCCAAGACATCATTCGCCACAACGTTCAGGGTTTGCTTGGCATGCTCCCCGGCGAACAGTTTGAAGTGAAGGTCACCGCCAATCGCGACAATCTGGCCAATATGCTGGCCTCAGCGATGATGACTGGTTACTTCCTTCGCCAGATGGAGCAGCGCAAAGAGCTGGAGGAAACCCTCTTCGGTGACGACGACATGGTCATCGACGACGACATCAAGCTCTGA